The Flavobacterium sp. 1 genome contains the following window.
CCTTTTGCATTAGTTGCTTTTTTAAATGTTTTAATGATGATGGGAATTATGGGACGCATGGTACCATCCACTGCTCTAGTAACAGCAATTCCAGATATGCAGGACAGAGGAGCTTTTATGAGTATTAATTCATCCTTACAGCAAATAGCTGGCGGTATTGCGGCCGCTTTTGCAGGAACTATTGTTGTACAAAAAGATAAGTTGAGTCCATTGGAACATTATAACACCTTAGGAATTATAATTGTCTGTATTTCGATTATATCCATAATACTAATGTACAGAGTGGATAAACTTGGAAAAAAAAGAGCAAAAGAAAAGACAGAGGATCTTCCTTTTGCAATTCAGGAGATATAAAACACAAACTTTAACTTTTTTTTACACATATTAAACCTTTCATTAATAAGATTATCCAATGAGCATCTAACCCCAAAAAAGCACATCTTATGAAAGTTATTTTACAACTTCTTTTAACAGCACTTTTTATAACTTCTTGTTCCAAAAATGATCCCGACCCTACAACTACTTATGTGGATGATGATTTAGCAGGTCCAATTTCACGTCCAAAAAGTGGATATGGTGCAGATGGAGAATATACAGTTGCCAAAGTATCGTTTCCCAGTCCCTTGTATAGCGGCAAAAATGTAACGATATTTTATCCAAAAGAGATCAGTACTGCAAGACCAACCATCTTTTATTCACATCCTTATGGCGGAGAAGAAAGCAGTTACAATATTGGCTTATATGAGTTTATAGCCAAAAAAGGATATGTGGTTGTTTTTGCTCCTTATCCAACAACGGGAGTCACAGTAGATGAAAGATACAGCACCTTATGGGAAAGTTTCAAGAAAGCTGTGACCGATTATCCAAATATCATTGACACATCAAAAGTGGGTTTTATGGGGCATTCGTTTGGAGGCGGTGCATCGTTTGCATTGGCTCACAGAGGTTTTATAGATGAAGGCTGGGGTAAAAACGGCCGTTTTATTTTTGCAATGGCACAATGGTATGCACACCAGATCACAGCCGAGGATTTACAAAGTTTTCCGTCAAACACAAAATTAATTACCCAAGTTTATGATGATGATGTAACCAATGACCATCGGTTAGCAATTGATATTTTCAACAATATCAATATTCCAAATTCGGAAAAAGATTTTATTTTAATCAAAAAAAGCGTTCTTCCAACCTATACTTATACCGCCGAACATACATTACCAAATACCCAAACATCTTATGATGCCTACGATTATTATGGAATCTACCGTCTTTTGGATGCGCTGATAGATTATAGTTTTAATGGTAATGCCACAGGGAAAAATGTTGCCCTAGGAAATGGTTCGGCC
Protein-coding sequences here:
- a CDS encoding alpha/beta hydrolase, coding for MKVILQLLLTALFITSCSKNDPDPTTTYVDDDLAGPISRPKSGYGADGEYTVAKVSFPSPLYSGKNVTIFYPKEISTARPTIFYSHPYGGEESSYNIGLYEFIAKKGYVVVFAPYPTTGVTVDERYSTLWESFKKAVTDYPNIIDTSKVGFMGHSFGGGASFALAHRGFIDEGWGKNGRFIFAMAQWYAHQITAEDLQSFPSNTKLITQVYDDDVTNDHRLAIDIFNNINIPNSEKDFILIKKSVLPTYTYTAEHTLPNTQTSYDAYDYYGIYRLLDALIDYSFNGNATGKNVALGNGSAAQTSMPSYNGQALAPLEVTDNPTPAYAQSKYQFQCSSINNPRLGNCK